The Pseudomonas sp. FP2309 genomic sequence CTGTATGTCCCGACTCAATCCCCGGCAGCAAGAAGCCGTGAACTACGTCGGCGGCCCTCTATTGGTGCTCGCCGGCGCAGGCTCCGGCAAGACCAGCGTGATCACGCGCAAGATCGCGCACCTGATCCAGAACTGTGGCATCCGCGCTCAGTACATCGTCGCCATGACCTTTACCAACAAGGCGGCGCGCGAGATGAAAGAGCGTGTCGGCACCCTGCTCAAGGGTGGCGAGGGCCGTGGTCTCACGGTGTGCACCTTCCACAACCTCGGGCTGAACATCATCCGCAAGGAGCATGCGCGACTGGGCTACAAGCCGGGCTTCTCGATCTTCGACGAGGCCGACGTCAAAGCCCTGATGACCGACATCATGCAGAAGGAATACGCAGGCGACGACGGCGTCGACGAGATCAAGAATATGATCGGCGCCTGGAAGAACGACCTGGTGCTGCCCGCTCAAGCCCTGGAAGCTGCGCGCAACCCCAAGGAGCAGACCGCCGCCATCGTCTATACCCACTACCAGCGCACGCTCAAGGCGTTCAACGCGGTGGATTTCGATGATCTGATCCTGCAGCCGGTCAAGCTGTTCCAGGAACACGCCGACATCCTCGAAAAATGGCAGAACAAGGTGCGTTACCTGCTGGTGGACGAGTACCAGGACACCAACGCCAGCCAGTATTTGCTGGTGAAGCTGCTGATTGGCACGCGCAACCAGTTCACCGTGGTGGGCGACGATGACCAATCGATCTACGCCTGGCGCGGCGCTCGTCCGGAAAACCTGATGCTGCTCAAGGTCGACTACCCGTCCTTGAAAGTGGTGATGCTGGAGCAGAACTACCGCTCCACCAGCCGCATCCTGCGCTGCGCCAACGTGCTGATCTCCAACAACCCCCACGAGTTTGAAAAACAGCTGTGGAGCGAGATGGGCCATGGCGATGAGATCCGCGTGATCCGCTGCCGCAACGAAGACGCCGAAGCCGAGCGCGTGGCCGTGGAAATTCTCAGCCTGCACCTGCGCACCGACCGCCCCTACAGCGACTTCGCGATCCTGTATCGCGGTAACTACCAGGCCAAGCTGATCGAGTTGAAACTGCAGCACCACCAGGTGCCGTATCGCCTGTCAGGCGGCAACAGCTTTTTCGGACGCCAGGAAGTAAAAGACCTGATGGCCTACTTCCGCTTGATCGTGAACCCCGATGACGACAACGCCTTCCTGCGCGTGATCAACGTGCCACGCCGGGAAATCGGTTCGA encodes the following:
- the rep gene encoding DNA helicase Rep translates to MSRLNPRQQEAVNYVGGPLLVLAGAGSGKTSVITRKIAHLIQNCGIRAQYIVAMTFTNKAAREMKERVGTLLKGGEGRGLTVCTFHNLGLNIIRKEHARLGYKPGFSIFDEADVKALMTDIMQKEYAGDDGVDEIKNMIGAWKNDLVLPAQALEAARNPKEQTAAIVYTHYQRTLKAFNAVDFDDLILQPVKLFQEHADILEKWQNKVRYLLVDEYQDTNASQYLLVKLLIGTRNQFTVVGDDDQSIYAWRGARPENLMLLKVDYPSLKVVMLEQNYRSTSRILRCANVLISNNPHEFEKQLWSEMGHGDEIRVIRCRNEDAEAERVAVEILSLHLRTDRPYSDFAILYRGNYQAKLIELKLQHHQVPYRLSGGNSFFGRQEVKDLMAYFRLIVNPDDDNAFLRVINVPRREIGSTTLEKLGNYATERKISMYAATDEIGLGEHLDTRFTDRLSRFKRFMDKVREQCAGEDPISALRSMVMDIDYENWLRTNSSSDKAADYRMGNVWFLIEALKNTLEKDEDGEMTVEDAIGKLVLRDMLERQQEEEDGAEGVQMMTLHASKGLEFPYVFIMGMEEEILPHRSSIEADTIEEERRLAYVGITRARQTLAFTFAAKRKQYGEIIDCAPSRFLDELPPDDLAWEGNDDTPTEVKAVRGNTALADIRAMLKR